Proteins found in one Silene latifolia isolate original U9 population unplaced genomic scaffold, ASM4854445v1 scaffold_20.1, whole genome shotgun sequence genomic segment:
- the LOC141638226 gene encoding uncharacterized protein LOC141638226, translated as MDESTASGGAIGVASAGGRGKNKRFWTKEEDNALVAALSDLNADPHWKCENGFRNGYMVRLEEIISKAIPGCGLKALPHIDSRLKTLVTKFRAIVQMLGTSGFKWDDERQMISVERSVYDEYCKVHPNCKNLYGHAFPHLNALLEVYGKDYATGKPAEGFVEAIDNMEKSATVQVMIDSSDEEDAIVSGNAESTPPLKKVKREHTFKRKGGKKESGSSSNSELASLQGFMKDMNVHLSTMANVMFRADEREQRADEREREISEKSEKVLDVLLALEGITPQEALEVAPILTAQPNKLMIFFKCPDELKCVYVKSLFT; from the exons ATGGATGAAAGTACTGCTAGTGGAGGTGCTATTGGAGTTGCTAGTGCAGGTGGAAGAGGCAAGAACAAACGTTTTTGGACCAAAGAAGAAGATAATGCTTTGGTAGCGGCTTTGTCTGACTTGAATGCCGATCCACACTGGAAATGTGAAAATGGATTTAGAAATGGTTACATGGTACGGTTAGAAGAAATTATTAGCAAGGCTATTCCTGGTTGTGGTCTGAAAGCATTGCCACACATTGATTCTAGACTCAAGACACTTGTAACCAAATTTAGAGCAATTGTTCAGATGTTAGGTACAAGTGGCTTCAAGTGGGATGATGAGAGACAAATGATTTCGGTGGAGAGATCAGTGTATGATGAGTATTGTAAG GTACATCCAAACTGCAAAAACTTGTATGGACATGCTTTTCCTCACTTGAATGCATTGTTGGAAGTTTATGGCAAAGATTATGCGACTGGAAAACCGGCTGAGGGTTTTGTTGAAGCTATTGATAATATGGAGAAATCTGCTACCGTGCAAGTTATGATTGATTCAAGTGATGAAGAGGATGCCATTGTTAGTGGTAATGCAGAGTCTACCCCTCCATTAAAAAAAGTGAAGCGAGAACACACTTTTAAGCGCAAGGGAGGTAAGAAAGAATCTGGAAGTTCTAGCAATTCTGAGTTAGCTTCTTTACAAGGTTTTATGAAAGACATGAATGTTCATCTTTCTACCATGGCTAATGTGATGTTCCGAGCTGATGAACGTGAGCAACGTGCTGATGAACGTGAGAGAGAAATAAGCGAGAAGAGTGAAAAAGTGCTAGATGTACTACTTGCTTTGGAAGGTATTACACCGCAAGAAGCTTTGGAAGTAGCTCCGATCTTGACGGCCCAACCAAATAAGCTCATGATTTTCTTCAAGTGTCCCGATGAATTGAAATGCGTATATGTCAAAAGTCTTTTTACTTAA